A segment of the Prochlorococcus marinus str. MIT 9215 genome:
ATCCTGAAAGTGTGTTGACGCAATTTGGTCATAAATTAATTAGTAATTTTCTAAAAATGGCTGAACAAAAGTAAAATAAAAAAAAATAAATATTATGATTTCTCAAATTAAAAACTTTTTATTTTTGATATTATTTAGCTCTTTTTTACCTACCTCATTATTGGCAAGGAATTTAGGAATAAAAAGTTTGGGACATAGTAGTTTTTTAATTACTAGTCCAGATAAATCTATTCTTATAAATCCCTTTAAAGCAATAGGTTGTGCAAGTAATTTAAAGGAGCCAAAAGAAGTCAACGTAGATTTTATTTTGGCTAGTTCTAGGCTTCCAGATGAAGGATATAATCCTAATGATCAATTAATGTTCGTTGAGCCAGGAATCTATCAATTTGAGGATATTTTATTAAATGGAATTTCTGTACCACATGACAGAGTAGATGGAAGAAGATTTGGTATGGCAACTGTTTGGAGTTGGGAGCAGAATGATCTTAAAATTGTTCATATGGGAGGAGCTGCTGGTGATATTGATATAAACAGTCAAATTATTTTGTCTAGTCCAGATATATTGTTTATTTCAATTGGAGGAGGACTAAAATCTTATGATGGACAAGAGGCTTCAAGAATAGTTAAACTTCTAAAACCTAATTTAGTTATTCCTGTTCACTTTGAACGCGGCAAAAAAATTAATAAAGAATGTGACTTCTCAAATGCTGATTTATTTATTGAAAATATGAAAGATTTTAAAGTAAAGTATGTTGGAAAAGATTTTCAAATAAAACCTAAAAGAATAGATCAAAATACAATTTATATTTTCAGTAATTAATTTTTTAAATCTAATATCTTGTAATTTTCCCAGAAAAAAAACATTTGTTCTTTAGTTCCAATACTAACCCTTATTGAATTACCGATATCTTTTTTGTTTTCCATACTTCTAATAAGAATACCTTTTTCTCTCATCTGTTGTATTAAGATTTTAGGATCTTTTTTTGGCCAAATTAAGAAATAATTACCTCCGCTAAAGTGAGTTCTGATTTTTGTTGATTTTAATTTATTTAAAATCCATTCCCTCGCCTTTTTTACTTCTAAAACATAATTATCAATATATGATTTGTCTTTAAGTGCTGCTAATGCAGCTGTTATAGCAAAGCTGTTTACATCATATGGTCCTGTAACTTTATTAATATACTGAATTAAACTTTTATTGCCAAAAGTAAAACCTATTCTTAGACCAGCTAGACCTGCAGTTTTTGAAAGAGATTGGATTATTAGTATATTTTTATTCTTTTCAAAATCTATAGATTCAAGAAGACTATCTCCATTAAATTTTTCATATAGTTCATCAACAACTATTAATGAATCGTTATTGATATTGGCTAAATTAATTATTTCATGAGAGCTTAGAACAGTTCCTGTTGGATTATTTGGATTGCAGATAAATATTAACTTTGGATTATGCTCTATTATTTTTTCCCTAAATTCTTCGATGGGGAATAGAAAATTTTCTCCAATGTAAGAACAACTTATTTTTTTCATTCCTCGGATTTCTGCACAAGGAGAATAGTAACCAAAAGTTGGATTTGTGGTTAGAAATATTTGATCTTTTTCTCCAAAGCAATTGAAAATTGCATTTATTGCAGCATCTGCTCCATTGAAAATTCCGATTTCATCATTACCAAATTTTCTTGAATCAAGATATTTATCACATAAAAATTTCTTTAAAAAATTATATTCTGGATAAATTGAAATCTCATCTAATTTTATCGCTTGTAATGCCTCTAAAACCTTAGGACTTGGACCTAAAGTATTTTCATTAAAATCTAAGCGGAGTAAATTTCTTCTATTTTCTAAAGGTGCAGAGTAAGACTGCATATTTATTATTTCTTCTCTTGGTT
Coding sequences within it:
- a CDS encoding pyridoxal phosphate-dependent aminotransferase, translated to MNDFDPLNNLFPKPREEIINMQSYSAPLENRRNLLRLDFNENTLGPSPKVLEALQAIKLDEISIYPEYNFLKKFLCDKYLDSRKFGNDEIGIFNGADAAINAIFNCFGEKDQIFLTTNPTFGYYSPCAEIRGMKKISCSYIGENFLFPIEEFREKIIEHNPKLIFICNPNNPTGTVLSSHEIINLANINNDSLIVVDELYEKFNGDSLLESIDFEKNKNILIIQSLSKTAGLAGLRIGFTFGNKSLIQYINKVTGPYDVNSFAITAALAALKDKSYIDNYVLEVKKAREWILNKLKSTKIRTHFSGGNYFLIWPKKDPKILIQQMREKGILIRSMENKKDIGNSIRVSIGTKEQMFFFWENYKILDLKN
- a CDS encoding MBL fold metallo-hydrolase, which codes for MISQIKNFLFLILFSSFLPTSLLARNLGIKSLGHSSFLITSPDKSILINPFKAIGCASNLKEPKEVNVDFILASSRLPDEGYNPNDQLMFVEPGIYQFEDILLNGISVPHDRVDGRRFGMATVWSWEQNDLKIVHMGGAAGDIDINSQIILSSPDILFISIGGGLKSYDGQEASRIVKLLKPNLVIPVHFERGKKINKECDFSNADLFIENMKDFKVKYVGKDFQIKPKRIDQNTIYIFSN